The following are from one region of the bacterium genome:
- a CDS encoding MFS transporter, producing MEQADYKLYGYRWVVLSIFMLTAAVNQLLWITFAPITSLAAKFYGVSDLSIGFLSMSFMIVYVVVSIPASWVIDTYGIRIAVGFGAVLMAVFSIMRGAAGTNYNIVLIAQLGIAVGQPFILNSVTKVAANWFPLKERATASGLGTLSLYIGIILGLALTPYLTLHSSINSMLMIYGIASLIITVLFFILIKEKPPTPPCSAEHEERSLVFDGLKQILRKKNFLMLMFIFFVGLGVFNGVTTWIENILSPRGFSITQAGNAGGVMIGGGIIGALIIPMLSDKLRKRTPFIFIAIAGATIGLIGITYAGTYALLLLSAFIFGFFLLSAGPVGFQYAAEIAYPAPEGTSNGMVFLMGQISGIIFIFGMDSFKSKLNGSMTLPLVILIGLMTLSLILCIQLKESRLIRENTN from the coding sequence ATGGAACAGGCTGATTATAAACTCTATGGCTACAGATGGGTTGTGCTTTCAATATTTATGTTAACAGCTGCAGTTAACCAGCTTTTATGGATTACTTTTGCACCGATAACCAGCCTTGCGGCAAAATTCTACGGAGTTTCCGACCTAAGTATAGGCTTTTTATCAATGAGTTTTATGATTGTTTATGTTGTTGTTTCAATTCCTGCTTCATGGGTTATAGATACTTATGGAATTCGCATTGCAGTAGGATTCGGAGCAGTACTAATGGCAGTTTTCAGTATTATGAGAGGTGCAGCAGGAACAAATTACAATATTGTTCTTATTGCACAGTTGGGAATTGCAGTGGGCCAGCCATTTATTCTTAATTCGGTAACAAAGGTTGCAGCAAACTGGTTCCCTCTTAAAGAGAGGGCAACTGCTTCAGGACTTGGAACACTTTCTTTATATATCGGGATTATCCTTGGCCTGGCTCTTACACCATATCTGACTCTGCACTCAAGTATTAACAGTATGCTGATGATTTACGGAATTGCATCATTAATTATTACTGTTTTGTTTTTCATTCTGATAAAAGAAAAACCTCCGACTCCGCCATGTTCTGCTGAGCACGAAGAGCGCTCACTTGTTTTTGACGGCCTTAAACAAATTCTGCGTAAGAAAAATTTTCTTATGCTTATGTTTATTTTCTTTGTAGGATTAGGCGTGTTTAACGGTGTAACAACGTGGATAGAAAATATTTTAAGCCCAAGGGGTTTTTCAATTACTCAGGCAGGGAATGCAGGAGGAGTCATGATAGGAGGCGGAATCATTGGTGCTCTTATCATTCCGATGCTTTCTGACAAGCTAAGAAAAAGGACTCCTTTTATTTTTATTGCAATAGCAGGAGCAACAATCGGCCTTATTGGCATAACTTACGCCGGTACCTATGCATTGCTTCTTTTATCTGCTTTTATTTTTGGTTTTTTCCTGCTTAGCGCAGGGCCTGTAGGATTTCAGTATGCTGCAGAAATTGCATATCCTGCACCTGAAGGTACGTCAAATGGCATGGTTTTTCTCATGGGGCAAATTTCCGGAATAATATTTATTTTCGGGATGGATTCTTTCAAATCAAAATTAAACGGTTCAATGACCCTCCCGTTAGTAATACTGATTGGCCTTATGACACTTAGCCTGATTTTATGTATTCAACTTAAAGAGTCCAGGCTTATACGGGAAAATACAAATTAA